One genomic region from Pseudoduganella lutea encodes:
- a CDS encoding outer membrane beta-barrel protein encodes MKNTILALVASAAAFGAVSAHAAEGQPYVGIGGVVSEHRYEARNDTSGVDNAKHEYGGKFFAGYQINPMFAVEAGYTDFGKSDYAYTVNGANGRAEADSKSYYLAGKASYPVAEKVNVFGKLGVAHNKNEVSATGLAAAYNGDSSRNSVYASLGAEYAVNEKVALSLEYEHYGKNDIDVGRSKGAVSLNARYSF; translated from the coding sequence ATGAAAAACACCATTCTTGCCCTTGTCGCATCCGCTGCCGCCTTTGGTGCAGTGTCCGCCCATGCCGCGGAAGGCCAGCCTTATGTCGGTATCGGTGGCGTCGTTTCCGAGCATCGCTATGAGGCGCGCAACGACACGTCCGGCGTCGACAACGCCAAGCACGAATACGGTGGCAAGTTCTTCGCCGGCTATCAGATCAATCCGATGTTTGCCGTGGAAGCCGGTTACACCGACTTCGGCAAGTCTGATTACGCCTACACGGTCAACGGCGCCAATGGCCGTGCCGAAGCGGATTCGAAGTCGTACTATTTGGCGGGCAAGGCCAGCTACCCGGTGGCTGAGAAGGTCAACGTGTTCGGCAAGCTGGGCGTGGCCCACAACAAGAATGAAGTCAGCGCCACCGGCCTGGCCGCCGCCTATAACGGCGACAGCAGCCGTAATTCGGTGTACGCGTCGCTGGGTGCCGAATACGCCGTGAACGAAAAAGTCGCCCTGTCGCTGGAATACGAGCACTACGGCAAGAACGACATCGACGTGGGCCGCAGCAAGGGCGCCGTGTCGCTGAACGCGCGCTACAGCTTCTAA
- a CDS encoding alpha-ketoglutarate-dependent dioxygenase AlkB family protein, with translation MDLFSAEATLQPIPIDDGELSFLSQLPLAQPNDVLLHRLLDEITWREETIYLFGKAQKQPRLSAWYGEASYTYSGRTFHPLPFTPLLLEIRRAVEDATGKRYNSVLLNCYRNERDSMGFHSDDEPELGAEPAIASVTFGATRTFILKHRKLAKTVKLDLTDGSLLLMAGTLQRHWRHGINKETKPRGMRINLTFRLIR, from the coding sequence ATGGACCTGTTTTCCGCCGAAGCGACCCTGCAGCCGATCCCCATCGACGATGGCGAACTGTCCTTCCTGTCGCAATTGCCACTCGCCCAGCCCAACGACGTGCTGCTGCATCGCCTGCTCGACGAGATCACGTGGCGCGAAGAAACCATTTATTTGTTCGGCAAGGCGCAGAAGCAGCCACGGCTGTCAGCATGGTACGGCGAGGCCAGCTACACGTATTCCGGCCGCACGTTCCACCCGCTGCCCTTCACGCCACTGCTGCTGGAGATCCGGCGCGCCGTCGAGGACGCCACCGGCAAGCGCTACAACAGCGTGCTGCTGAACTGCTATCGCAACGAACGCGACAGCATGGGATTCCACAGCGACGACGAACCGGAACTGGGCGCCGAACCCGCCATCGCATCGGTGACGTTCGGCGCCACCCGCACCTTCATCCTGAAGCACAGGAAGCTGGCGAAAACCGTGAAACTCGACCTGACGGACGGCAGCCTGCTGCTGATGGCCGGCACGTTGCAACGGCACTGGCGCCACGGCATCAACAAGGAAACAAAGCCGCGCGGTATGCGCATCAACCTCACCTTCCGGCTGATTCGGTAA
- a CDS encoding molybdopterin-dependent oxidoreductase has product MEKRTFLAALAASGAAPVLAAPKNAQRGPTLLTVTGAIPKANRGKFDPVADQMMFKQKLSFDKAWAFDYAALAALPALSIQPTLEYDSKVHTLSGPLLTDVLKSAGVTVTDGTRITLRAVDGYAAVVTGAQARQHRFIVATQLDGAPMALGGLGPLWAVYDADRVPDMAKRPVAERFGSCPWALYHIDIA; this is encoded by the coding sequence ATGGAGAAACGCACGTTCCTGGCAGCACTGGCGGCCAGCGGCGCGGCACCAGTACTGGCCGCACCGAAGAATGCGCAACGCGGCCCGACGCTGCTGACGGTCACCGGCGCGATCCCGAAAGCCAACCGCGGCAAGTTCGACCCGGTGGCGGACCAGATGATGTTCAAGCAGAAGCTGTCGTTCGACAAGGCATGGGCGTTCGACTACGCGGCGCTGGCTGCCCTGCCCGCGCTGTCGATCCAACCCACGCTGGAATACGACAGCAAGGTGCATACGCTGTCCGGCCCGCTGCTGACCGATGTACTGAAATCTGCCGGTGTTACCGTCACCGACGGCACCCGCATCACGCTGCGCGCCGTCGATGGCTACGCGGCGGTGGTCACCGGCGCGCAGGCACGCCAGCATCGGTTCATCGTGGCGACACAGCTCGATGGCGCACCGATGGCGCTGGGCGGCCTTGGCCCGCTGTGGGCCGTTTACGATGCGGACCGGGTACCCGACATGGCAAAAAGGCCCGTGGCCGAGCGCTTCGGCTCGTGCCCCTGGGCCCTGTACCACATCGATATTGCCTGA